One genomic window of Eggerthella timonensis includes the following:
- the leuB gene encoding 3-isopropylmalate dehydrogenase produces MTKTYNICLLPGDGIGPEIIAEGVKVLNAVGAKYDTAFSYTEALLGGCAIDATGVALPEETLRVAETSDAVLLAAVGGPKWDTTDPSKPRPEQGLLGIRKALGLYTNLRPVQIFAALADASTLKPEIVDGVDMMIVRELTGGLYFGLRERFYDEEGCGTDGASGQRAYDTLEYREYEVERIARQAFEAARKRRNKVTSVDKANVLETSRMWREIVHRIGAEEYPDVELEDLLVDNTAMQLISRPVDFDVVVTENMFGDILSDEAAQITGSLGMLASASLGDGTALYEPSHGSAPDIAGKGIANPLAQILSVEMMLRYSFDMGEAADDIRRAVTAVLDEGWRTGDIKQVCTPADKVVGTVQMGDLVVAHL; encoded by the coding sequence ATGACTAAAACCTACAACATCTGCCTGCTTCCCGGCGACGGCATCGGGCCCGAGATCATCGCCGAGGGCGTCAAGGTGCTGAACGCGGTGGGCGCGAAGTACGATACGGCGTTCTCGTACACCGAGGCGTTGCTGGGCGGATGCGCCATCGACGCGACGGGCGTTGCGCTGCCGGAGGAGACGCTGCGCGTGGCCGAAACGTCCGACGCCGTGCTGCTGGCGGCCGTCGGCGGCCCGAAGTGGGACACCACCGATCCGTCGAAGCCCCGTCCCGAGCAGGGCTTGCTGGGCATCCGCAAGGCGCTGGGCCTGTACACGAACCTGCGTCCCGTGCAGATCTTCGCTGCGCTGGCCGACGCATCTACGCTCAAGCCCGAGATCGTGGACGGCGTGGACATGATGATCGTGCGCGAGCTGACCGGCGGCCTGTACTTCGGCCTGCGCGAGCGCTTCTACGACGAAGAGGGCTGCGGTACGGACGGCGCTTCCGGCCAGCGCGCTTACGACACGCTAGAGTATCGCGAGTACGAGGTCGAGCGCATCGCGCGCCAGGCGTTCGAGGCCGCGCGCAAGCGCCGCAACAAGGTGACCAGCGTCGATAAGGCGAACGTGCTGGAGACGAGCCGCATGTGGCGCGAGATCGTGCACCGCATCGGCGCGGAGGAGTACCCCGACGTGGAGCTCGAGGACCTGCTCGTGGACAACACGGCCATGCAGCTCATCAGCCGCCCCGTCGATTTCGACGTGGTGGTGACCGAGAACATGTTCGGCGACATCCTGTCCGACGAAGCCGCGCAGATCACCGGCTCGTTGGGCATGTTGGCCAGCGCCAGCCTCGGCGACGGCACGGCGCTCTACGAGCCCAGCCACGGCAGCGCGCCCGACATCGCGGGGAAGGGCATCGCGAACCCGCTCGCGCAGATCCTGTCCGTCGAGATGATGCTGCGCTACAGCTTCGACATGGGCGAAGCCGCCGACGACATCCGCCGCGCGGTGACCGCCGTGCTTGACGAGGGCTGGCGCACCGGCGACATCAAGCAGGTCTGCACGCCTGCCGACAAGGTGGTCGGCACCGTCCAGATGGGCGACCTCGTGGTGGCGCACCTGTAG
- a CDS encoding transglycosylase domain-containing protein translates to MRTHAVKWALLVTVAALCFVGYAGVQGVVGVMEGWTKDLPSIEDTDFTNTSRESVMYAGDETTLLAEFQLEKRDPVAYEDISPYVLEGTVDTEDVRFYEHTGVDIPGIARAFVNNLRGGDLEGASTITQQLVRNTVLSEEANDISFERKIREAQLAIDLEKRFSKDDILVKYLNIINYGDGCYGIEAAAQNYFQVSALDLTLAQAATLVGIPQSPTYLNPKAYPDDCLERRNVVLDRMLTAGDITQQEHDDAQAEELGLNPAPDAPADGIYAYPYFTSYVRTLLFDENNPYGCSYADLFKGGLTIYTSLDPAMQDAAQAAVDDQRASMADNLDASIVAIDVATGQVKAMTRGVPYGQGEGESQVNIATGDGGTGRQAGSTFKAFTLAAAIEQGISPQTLVDCSSPLKAGQDGAPQDFENFGGANYGIQSIQSATAISSNTGYLRLSNSIGQASTTEMASRLGVTSPMDPVYTATEGVADVNPLEMASSYATLASGGVKRTPTVITKIVDRDGTVIYEAGDTSERVLDEAVSAATTKVLQTVFTQSNGTATSARLNNGQPVAGKTGTASLFTDHWLVGYTPSLSCAAWIGDPSGAVPTDTSLTANALWKDFMDRTTDGQAIENFPTVADPPYNNPYNIAQKNKLGKKVEDAKKDADDKDDDADGGTKDVNSAPSTVGKTFDQAIELLNGYEAGYVQEYSDTVPEGTVISQSVQDGQVVIVVSKGPKPAA, encoded by the coding sequence ATGCGCACCCACGCGGTGAAATGGGCCCTCCTCGTGACGGTGGCCGCCTTGTGCTTCGTCGGCTATGCCGGGGTTCAGGGCGTCGTCGGCGTCATGGAGGGCTGGACGAAGGACCTTCCCAGCATCGAGGACACCGACTTCACCAACACGTCCCGCGAGTCCGTGATGTACGCCGGCGACGAGACCACGTTGCTGGCCGAGTTCCAGCTGGAGAAGCGCGACCCGGTTGCGTACGAGGACATCAGCCCGTACGTGCTGGAGGGCACGGTGGACACCGAGGACGTGCGCTTCTACGAGCACACCGGCGTGGACATCCCCGGCATCGCGCGCGCGTTCGTCAACAACCTGCGCGGGGGCGACCTTGAGGGCGCGTCCACCATCACGCAGCAGCTCGTGCGCAACACCGTGCTTTCAGAAGAGGCGAACGACATCTCGTTCGAGCGCAAGATCCGCGAGGCCCAGCTGGCCATCGACCTGGAGAAGCGCTTCAGCAAAGACGATATCCTGGTCAAGTACCTCAACATCATCAACTACGGCGACGGCTGCTACGGCATCGAGGCGGCCGCGCAGAACTACTTCCAGGTGTCGGCGCTCGACCTGACGCTGGCGCAGGCCGCCACGCTCGTGGGCATCCCCCAGTCGCCTACCTACCTCAACCCCAAGGCGTATCCGGACGACTGCCTCGAACGACGCAACGTGGTGCTCGACCGCATGCTGACGGCCGGCGACATCACGCAGCAGGAGCACGACGACGCGCAAGCCGAGGAGCTGGGGCTGAACCCGGCGCCCGACGCGCCTGCGGACGGCATTTACGCGTACCCCTACTTCACGAGCTACGTGCGCACGCTGTTGTTCGACGAGAACAATCCCTACGGGTGCTCATACGCCGACCTGTTCAAGGGCGGGCTGACCATCTACACGTCGCTCGACCCGGCAATGCAGGATGCGGCGCAGGCGGCGGTGGACGACCAGCGCGCGAGCATGGCCGACAACCTGGACGCTTCCATCGTGGCCATCGACGTGGCGACCGGCCAGGTGAAGGCCATGACGCGCGGCGTGCCCTACGGCCAGGGCGAAGGCGAGAGCCAGGTGAACATCGCCACGGGCGACGGCGGCACGGGCCGTCAGGCCGGCTCCACGTTCAAGGCGTTCACGCTGGCCGCCGCCATCGAGCAGGGCATCTCGCCGCAAACGCTGGTCGATTGCTCGTCGCCCCTGAAGGCGGGCCAGGACGGTGCGCCCCAGGACTTCGAGAACTTCGGCGGCGCGAACTACGGCATCCAGTCCATCCAGAGCGCCACGGCCATCTCGTCGAACACCGGCTACCTGCGCCTGTCGAACAGCATCGGCCAGGCGTCCACCACCGAGATGGCGAGCCGCCTGGGCGTGACCTCGCCCATGGATCCCGTGTACACCGCGACCGAGGGCGTGGCCGACGTCAACCCGCTGGAGATGGCCAGCTCCTACGCGACGCTGGCAAGCGGCGGTGTCAAGCGCACCCCCACGGTGATCACGAAGATCGTCGACCGCGACGGCACCGTCATCTACGAGGCGGGCGACACGAGCGAGCGCGTGCTGGACGAAGCGGTTTCCGCCGCGACGACGAAGGTGCTGCAAACGGTGTTCACGCAGAGCAACGGCACGGCCACGTCCGCCCGGCTGAACAACGGGCAGCCCGTGGCGGGCAAGACGGGCACGGCAAGCCTGTTCACCGACCACTGGCTGGTGGGCTACACGCCCAGCCTGTCGTGCGCTGCGTGGATCGGCGACCCGTCGGGTGCCGTCCCCACCGACACGTCGCTCACCGCGAACGCGCTGTGGAAGGACTTCATGGATCGGACGACCGACGGCCAGGCCATCGAGAACTTCCCCACCGTCGCCGACCCGCCGTACAACAACCCGTACAACATCGCCCAGAAGAACAAGCTGGGCAAGAAGGTGGAAGACGCCAAGAAGGACGCCGACGACAAGGACGACGATGCCGACGGCGGAACCAAGGACGTGAACTCGGCGCCGAGCACCGTGGGCAAGACGTTCGACCAGGCAATCGAGCTGCTGAACGGCTACGAGGCCGGCTACGTGCAGGAGTATTCGGACACCGTGCCGGAGGGCACGGTGATCAGCCAATCGGTGCAGGACGGCCAGGTGGTCATCGTCGTGTCGAAGGGGCCGAAACCGGCTGCGTAA
- a CDS encoding DUF3656 domain-containing U32 family peptidase → MQHAIELLAPAGNAAALRAAVRGGADAVYLGLESFNARRGADNFTLETLSDACAYAHLRGVRVYVTFNTAVLPSEVARALETVRQAYRAGADAFIVQDIGIASEIARTLPKTRLHISTQMNTHNAAGIEAAAKLGAQRVTLARELSIPEIAHLAKVADGFDMEVESFAHGALCVCYSGQCFMSSLIGGRSANRGLCAQACRLPYTLHNMALRKNLPAPGEHLLSPQDLCTIDLLPQLVDAGVTSFKIEGRMKSPEYVFAVTQTYRAVLDRTLAERAAASGKAVRATDGEHATLAEAFSRGFTTAYLENQRGNDIMSYGRPNNRGVFVGRVLSAKNGIATVAAERPLAVDDVLEFWTNKGHFAYTLDQVSLDAQGNVRVSPDRPVGKGDRVFRVRSAEAAFEDDLFEPRVAVTGRAVLRIGQPLRVEFSLAPSAAYSEAAATVVGSAEGDAVEAARTKPVAADDVRAHIDRLGQTPFELVSLDVELDEGVGIGFSQLHRVRAAALDDLSERLLAPMRDRALLRVRERTAPAPARPRGVRIAAWATNPACARAAKRAGADIIYVPALNYKRGEAVVAGQRSSTAEQAGYPKQAVVALPTVEHDQVPGTREAALDFDPWRYVKPGKPVVAENLAGLVRAAEFGAEVEVGPHVPITNPLSLAAAAELGARRVWLSPELTLGQIADIAEDAPVELGLTIIGAQELMVTEHCLLMSQGPCDENCDACPRRKSPHYLRDRKEYEFPVITDAMGRSHLFNGVQLDVAQTLPDLIHAGVTSFMVDTTLMNVEETTKAVQRAVRARNVAHADGNAIAKTPGTTSGHLFRGVS, encoded by the coding sequence ATGCAGCATGCCATCGAACTGCTCGCGCCGGCCGGCAACGCCGCGGCGCTCCGAGCCGCCGTGCGCGGCGGGGCGGACGCCGTGTACCTGGGCCTCGAATCGTTCAACGCCCGCCGCGGCGCCGACAACTTCACGCTCGAGACGCTGTCCGACGCATGCGCGTACGCGCATCTGCGCGGCGTGCGCGTGTACGTGACGTTCAACACCGCCGTGCTGCCCTCCGAGGTGGCGCGTGCGCTCGAGACGGTGCGCCAGGCGTACCGTGCCGGCGCCGATGCGTTTATCGTGCAGGACATCGGCATCGCATCCGAGATCGCGCGCACGCTCCCCAAGACGCGACTGCATATATCCACGCAGATGAACACGCACAACGCCGCCGGTATCGAGGCGGCGGCGAAGCTGGGCGCGCAGCGCGTGACGCTCGCCCGCGAGCTGTCCATCCCCGAGATCGCGCACCTTGCGAAGGTCGCGGACGGGTTCGACATGGAGGTGGAGTCGTTCGCCCACGGCGCGCTGTGCGTATGCTACTCGGGGCAGTGCTTCATGTCGTCGCTCATCGGCGGCCGCTCGGCGAACCGCGGGCTGTGCGCCCAGGCGTGCCGCCTGCCCTACACGCTGCACAACATGGCGCTGCGCAAGAACCTTCCGGCCCCCGGCGAGCACCTGCTGTCTCCCCAGGATCTGTGTACCATCGACCTGCTTCCGCAGCTCGTTGACGCGGGCGTGACCTCGTTCAAGATCGAGGGCCGCATGAAGTCTCCCGAGTACGTGTTCGCCGTCACGCAGACGTACCGCGCCGTGCTCGACCGCACGCTTGCCGAACGCGCCGCGGCAAGCGGCAAGGCCGTGCGGGCCACCGACGGCGAGCATGCCACGCTGGCCGAGGCGTTCTCGCGCGGCTTCACCACGGCTTACCTGGAAAACCAGCGCGGCAACGACATCATGAGCTACGGCCGTCCGAACAATCGCGGCGTGTTCGTGGGACGCGTGCTGTCGGCGAAGAACGGCATCGCCACCGTCGCGGCCGAGCGCCCGCTCGCGGTCGACGACGTGCTGGAATTCTGGACGAACAAAGGACACTTCGCCTATACGCTCGACCAGGTGTCGCTCGATGCGCAGGGCAACGTGCGCGTGTCGCCCGACCGGCCGGTGGGGAAGGGCGACCGCGTGTTCCGCGTGCGCAGCGCCGAGGCGGCGTTCGAAGACGATCTGTTCGAGCCGCGCGTGGCGGTGACGGGTCGCGCCGTGCTGCGCATCGGCCAGCCGCTGCGCGTGGAGTTCTCGCTGGCGCCGAGCGCCGCCTACAGCGAAGCGGCCGCGACGGTGGTCGGCTCGGCCGAGGGCGATGCGGTGGAGGCTGCGCGCACGAAGCCGGTGGCCGCCGACGACGTGCGGGCGCATATCGACCGCCTGGGTCAGACCCCGTTCGAGCTCGTGTCGCTCGACGTGGAGCTCGACGAGGGCGTGGGCATCGGCTTCTCGCAGCTGCATCGCGTGCGCGCCGCTGCGCTCGACGACCTCTCGGAACGGCTGCTCGCGCCCATGCGCGACCGTGCGCTGCTGCGCGTGCGGGAGCGCACGGCTCCCGCGCCCGCGCGCCCGCGCGGCGTGCGCATCGCGGCCTGGGCCACGAACCCCGCGTGCGCCCGTGCGGCGAAGCGCGCCGGCGCCGACATCATCTACGTGCCGGCGCTCAACTACAAGCGCGGCGAGGCCGTGGTGGCCGGCCAGCGCTCCTCGACCGCCGAGCAGGCCGGCTATCCGAAGCAGGCCGTCGTCGCCCTGCCCACTGTCGAGCACGATCAGGTTCCGGGCACGCGCGAGGCGGCCCTCGACTTCGATCCCTGGCGCTACGTCAAGCCGGGCAAGCCGGTCGTCGCCGAGAACCTGGCCGGGCTCGTGCGCGCGGCCGAATTCGGTGCCGAGGTGGAGGTGGGCCCGCACGTGCCCATCACGAACCCGCTGTCGCTGGCCGCCGCCGCCGAGTTGGGCGCGCGGCGCGTGTGGCTGTCGCCCGAACTCACGTTGGGGCAGATCGCCGACATCGCCGAGGATGCGCCGGTCGAGCTCGGCCTCACCATCATCGGCGCCCAGGAGCTCATGGTCACGGAACACTGCCTGCTCATGAGCCAGGGCCCCTGCGACGAGAACTGCGACGCGTGCCCGCGGCGCAAGAGCCCGCACTACCTGCGCGACCGCAAGGAGTACGAGTTCCCGGTCATCACCGATGCCATGGGCCGCAGCCACCTGTTCAACGGCGTGCAGCTCGACGTGGCGCAGACGCTGCCCGATCTCATCCACGCCGGTGTGACGTCGTTCATGGTGGACACGACGCTCATGAACGTCGAGGAGACGACGAAGGCCGTGCAGCGCGCCGTCCGCGCGCGCAACGTGGCCCACGCCGACGGCAACGCCATCGCCAAAACCCCCGGCACCACCAGCGGCCACCTGTTCAGGGGAGTCTCCTAA
- the tyrS gene encoding tyrosine--tRNA ligase: MLSAEEQLHTIASGAAQIVPESALLEKLKRGKPLNIKLGVDPTAPDIHLGHAVPLRKLRQFQDLGHGVTLIIGDGTALIGDPSGRNSTRPQLTSEQIKANAQTYVDQAFKILDPEKTTLRYNSEWLLALDMEGLLKLASNFTVARILERDDFHNRYTSNQSISLHEFLYPLMQAYDSVVIEADVELGGTDQLFNLLAGRELMEKMGMEPQVCLTLPLLEGTDGVQKMSKSYGNYIGLTDEPADIFGKVMSIPDELMVKYYRLASALPVDQIDEIERGLAADELHPNKVKRALAQNIVAAYYDEAAAQAAEEQFDLVFKQHAVPDDIPEFAADLTPNDDGTVYLAKLLADAGMAASAGEARRLIDGGGVKVNGEALPAKSYNVDPSMLAGATLQVGKRKFVKLV; encoded by the coding sequence ATGCTTTCCGCGGAAGAACAACTGCACACCATCGCTTCCGGCGCGGCGCAGATCGTGCCGGAGAGCGCGCTGCTCGAGAAGCTCAAGCGGGGCAAGCCGCTCAACATCAAGCTGGGCGTCGATCCCACGGCTCCCGACATCCACCTCGGGCACGCCGTGCCGCTGCGCAAGCTGCGTCAGTTCCAGGACCTCGGTCACGGCGTCACGCTCATCATCGGCGACGGCACCGCGCTCATCGGCGATCCGTCGGGCCGCAACTCCACGCGCCCGCAGCTCACGTCCGAGCAGATCAAGGCGAACGCTCAGACCTACGTCGACCAGGCGTTTAAAATCCTCGATCCCGAGAAGACCACGCTGCGCTACAACTCCGAGTGGCTGCTCGCCCTCGACATGGAGGGCCTGCTGAAGCTGGCCAGCAACTTCACGGTGGCCCGCATCCTCGAGCGCGACGACTTCCACAACCGCTACACGTCGAACCAGTCCATCAGCCTGCACGAATTCCTCTATCCGCTCATGCAGGCCTACGACTCGGTCGTCATCGAGGCCGACGTCGAGTTGGGCGGCACCGATCAGCTGTTCAACCTGCTCGCAGGCCGCGAGCTCATGGAGAAGATGGGCATGGAGCCGCAGGTGTGCCTCACGCTTCCCCTGCTCGAAGGCACCGACGGCGTGCAGAAGATGTCCAAGAGCTACGGCAACTACATCGGCCTCACCGACGAGCCCGCCGACATATTCGGCAAGGTCATGTCCATTCCCGACGAGCTGATGGTGAAGTACTACCGTCTCGCCTCCGCGCTGCCGGTCGATCAGATCGACGAAATCGAGCGCGGCTTGGCCGCCGACGAGCTGCATCCCAACAAGGTGAAGCGCGCGTTAGCGCAGAACATCGTGGCGGCGTACTACGACGAGGCGGCGGCGCAGGCGGCCGAGGAGCAGTTCGACCTCGTGTTCAAGCAGCACGCCGTGCCCGACGACATTCCCGAGTTCGCGGCCGACCTGACGCCCAACGACGACGGCACCGTCTATCTGGCGAAGCTGCTGGCCGATGCCGGCATGGCTGCGAGCGCCGGCGAGGCGCGCCGTCTCATCGACGGCGGCGGCGTCAAGGTGAACGGCGAGGCGCTTCCGGCGAAGTCCTACAACGTCGATCCCTCGATGCTGGCCGGGGCCACCTTGCAGGTGGGCAAGCGCAAATTCGTGAAACTGGTCTAA
- a CDS encoding RNA polymerase sigma factor, producing the protein MERHGDTVWRVCVLYFRAHTDAQDAFQDAFLKYALADHVAFNDDEHCKAWLIRVTANICKDMLKAAGRRVASLETTTDAACAASNDPATQPASFSSEVVDAMRSLDDPPRTPLYLSLYEGYTAPEIAQMVDAPVNTVYSWLARGKKQLQEVLS; encoded by the coding sequence ATGGAGCGGCACGGAGACACCGTGTGGCGCGTCTGCGTGCTGTACTTCCGCGCTCATACCGATGCCCAGGATGCTTTTCAGGACGCATTCCTGAAGTACGCGCTTGCCGATCACGTGGCATTCAACGACGACGAGCACTGCAAAGCGTGGCTCATCCGCGTGACTGCCAATATATGCAAGGACATGCTGAAGGCCGCAGGCCGCCGCGTGGCGTCGCTCGAAACGACAACCGATGCGGCCTGCGCAGCATCGAACGACCCGGCCACGCAGCCGGCTTCGTTCTCCAGCGAGGTGGTGGACGCCATGCGCTCCCTCGATGATCCGCCTCGCACGCCCCTGTACCTTTCCCTGTACGAGGGGTACACCGCTCCCGAGATCGCGCAGATGGTGGATGCTCCCGTCAACACGGTGTATTCGTGGCTTGCGCGCGGCAAGAAGCAGTTGCAGGAGGTGCTGTCATGA
- a CDS encoding anti-sigma-I factor RsgI family protein, protein MTDLETRVRQAFDDVTVPDDVKHRALTYIAGIAETSGAPAAAAPVPASARTRKRTRARIVPLRRAAVALAACLALAFVGFGGFAYAQPTTYVGIDVNPSIELGVNRFGIVVQAEALNGDGEALLEAVSLAGRGYADALSALTQSDAFSPYAQEDSYVEISVTSDDARQAEAIRQQSDACLSALPCRGSCHAVDEGTREAAASAGMGVGRYRAALELIELDPSVTLEECAGLSMHELRDRIAALSPEEGDTAGSGNGQHRHGGGGGGGGQHGKGNR, encoded by the coding sequence ATGACCGATCTCGAAACACGCGTGCGCCAGGCGTTCGACGACGTGACCGTTCCCGACGACGTGAAGCACCGCGCCCTTACTTATATAGCAGGCATCGCCGAGACGTCCGGTGCCCCGGCAGCGGCGGCCCCCGTCCCGGCTTCCGCCCGCACGCGCAAGCGCACCCGTGCACGCATCGTTCCCCTGCGCCGCGCCGCGGTGGCGCTCGCCGCCTGCCTTGCGTTGGCGTTCGTAGGGTTCGGCGGCTTCGCGTACGCGCAACCCACTACGTATGTAGGCATCGACGTGAATCCGTCCATCGAGCTCGGCGTGAACCGATTCGGCATCGTCGTGCAAGCCGAAGCGCTCAACGGCGACGGGGAAGCGCTGCTCGAAGCCGTATCGCTCGCGGGGCGCGGATACGCCGACGCCCTGAGCGCCCTTACGCAAAGCGACGCGTTCTCGCCGTACGCGCAAGAGGATTCGTACGTGGAGATAAGCGTCACTTCCGATGACGCTCGTCAGGCGGAAGCTATTCGTCAGCAGAGTGACGCGTGCTTGAGCGCGCTACCTTGCCGAGGTTCGTGCCACGCCGTCGACGAAGGCACGCGCGAAGCCGCCGCCTCTGCCGGCATGGGCGTCGGCCGCTACCGCGCCGCCCTTGAGCTCATTGAGCTCGATCCCAGCGTGACGCTTGAGGAATGCGCGGGCCTTTCCATGCACGAACTGCGCGATCGCATCGCGGCGCTCTCTCCCGAAGAAGGCGATACCGCAGGTTCCGGTAACGGGCAGCATCGCCATGGCGGCGGCGGTGGCGGCGGCGGACAGCACGGCAAAGGAAACCGATAA
- a CDS encoding PadR family transcriptional regulator has translation MPRGECGGDEAARQPCCRRRGGGGGALVEPAALAALLYAGGYGYDMRKTILDRTGGEVDVDVGGLYRSLRRLEDEGAVVSRWCDEEAGPRRREYELTQQGVELAEQWLDALRARRHLDDLLVDLLEGGLAELGRNDA, from the coding sequence ATGCCGCGAGGCGAATGCGGCGGCGATGAGGCTGCGCGTCAGCCGTGCTGTCGACGCCGAGGAGGCGGTGGCGGGGCGCTGGTGGAGCCGGCTGCGCTTGCGGCGCTGCTGTATGCGGGCGGGTACGGATACGACATGCGCAAGACCATCCTTGATCGAACGGGCGGCGAGGTCGACGTCGATGTGGGCGGTCTGTACCGGTCGCTGCGCCGGCTTGAGGACGAAGGCGCGGTGGTCTCGCGCTGGTGCGACGAGGAGGCGGGACCGCGCCGTCGTGAGTACGAGCTGACCCAGCAGGGCGTTGAGTTGGCCGAGCAATGGCTCGATGCGCTGCGGGCGCGCCGCCACCTCGATGATCTGCTGGTCGATCTGCTCGAAGGCGGCTTGGCCGAGCTGGGGCGGAACGACGCTTAG
- a CDS encoding NifB/NifX family molybdenum-iron cluster-binding protein yields the protein MGETMKLAVPTMGEAGLDSQRAGHFGHCDCFTVVEIADGEIKGTSTVANPPHEEGGCLRPVGLLADAGVDAIVAAGMGMRPLMGFNQAGITVYFENQTPVVGDAAKLVAAGSVPVMSTDNACNHHH from the coding sequence ATGGGCGAGACGATGAAGCTGGCTGTGCCGACGATGGGCGAGGCGGGCCTTGACTCCCAGCGTGCGGGCCACTTCGGCCATTGCGATTGCTTCACGGTGGTGGAGATCGCCGACGGCGAGATCAAGGGCACGAGCACGGTGGCGAACCCGCCGCATGAGGAAGGCGGGTGCCTGCGCCCGGTCGGGCTGCTGGCCGACGCCGGCGTGGATGCCATCGTGGCAGCGGGCATGGGCATGCGCCCGCTCATGGGCTTCAACCAGGCGGGCATCACGGTGTACTTCGAGAATCAGACGCCGGTTGTGGGCGATGCGGCGAAGCTGGTCGCGGCTGGCAGCGTGCCGGTCATGAGCACCGACAATGCGTGCAACCACCATCACTGA
- the hisS gene encoding histidine--tRNA ligase, with protein MALQAPEGTKDLLPDEAKFWAHFKATAADLFGRYGYVTIETPIFEQTELFVRGIGEATDVVSKEMFTAISGENLNKLLSGGTVKGKSRLSLRPEGTAGVVRAVAQHDLVPQGAAPAKLMYAGPMFRAERPQKGRQRQFNQVGIECLGAEDPSVDAEGIIMLMRFFAAIGIPVESTRLLVNSMGCEQCRPAYRDAVKAYMDAHADELCDECKRRAEINPLRAFDCKNPGCAAVMADAPKITDHLCDDCREHYETVRAYLASAGLSYEEDPKLVRGLDYYTRTVFEVQVTEGMGSQNAIGGGGRYDKLVEEVGGRPTPGFGFALGYERCALALQAAGYEFPTAQRCDFFVACVDDSVRGEAFSLVQASRDAGLICEMDHQHRSLKSQFKLADKLGVSMVAVLGPDELAAGQVKVRNMRTHEERTADIAALKTLLARFSGEAFGGARSFEDALGALDAE; from the coding sequence ATGGCTTTGCAAGCTCCCGAAGGAACGAAAGACCTCCTGCCCGACGAGGCGAAATTCTGGGCGCACTTCAAGGCGACGGCGGCCGATCTGTTCGGCCGGTACGGGTACGTGACCATCGAGACGCCCATCTTCGAGCAGACGGAGCTGTTCGTGCGTGGTATCGGCGAGGCTACCGACGTCGTGTCGAAGGAGATGTTCACGGCCATCTCGGGCGAGAACCTCAACAAGCTTCTGAGCGGCGGAACCGTCAAGGGGAAGAGCCGCCTGTCGTTGCGTCCCGAGGGAACGGCCGGCGTGGTGCGCGCGGTGGCGCAGCATGACCTCGTGCCGCAGGGTGCGGCTCCGGCGAAGCTCATGTACGCCGGCCCGATGTTTCGCGCCGAGCGTCCCCAGAAGGGCCGCCAGCGCCAGTTCAACCAGGTGGGCATCGAGTGCTTGGGCGCCGAGGATCCCAGCGTCGATGCCGAGGGCATCATCATGCTCATGCGTTTCTTCGCAGCTATCGGCATTCCCGTGGAGTCCACGCGCCTGCTGGTGAATTCGATGGGATGCGAGCAATGCCGCCCCGCTTACCGCGATGCGGTGAAGGCGTACATGGATGCGCACGCCGACGAGCTGTGCGACGAGTGCAAACGCCGCGCTGAGATCAACCCGTTGCGCGCGTTCGACTGCAAGAACCCCGGATGCGCTGCGGTGATGGCCGATGCACCGAAGATCACCGATCATCTGTGCGACGATTGCCGTGAGCACTACGAGACGGTGAGGGCGTACCTTGCGAGCGCCGGCCTGTCGTACGAGGAGGATCCCAAGCTCGTGCGCGGCCTGGACTATTACACGCGCACGGTGTTCGAGGTGCAGGTGACCGAGGGCATGGGCAGCCAGAACGCCATCGGCGGAGGCGGTCGCTACGACAAGCTGGTCGAGGAGGTGGGCGGCCGCCCCACGCCGGGCTTCGGCTTCGCGCTGGGCTACGAGCGCTGCGCGCTGGCGCTGCAGGCGGCGGGCTACGAGTTCCCGACGGCGCAGCGTTGCGACTTCTTCGTGGCGTGCGTCGACGACTCGGTGCGCGGCGAGGCCTTCTCGCTCGTGCAGGCGTCTCGCGATGCGGGCCTGATCTGCGAGATGGATCATCAGCACCGCAGCTTGAAGAGCCAGTTCAAGCTGGCCGACAAGCTGGGGGTCTCTATGGTGGCGGTGCTGGGCCCCGACGAGCTGGCCGCCGGTCAGGTGAAGGTGCGCAACATGAGGACGCACGAGGAGCGCACGGCCGACATCGCCGCGCTCAAGACGCTGCTCGCGCGTTTCAGCGGCGAGGCGTTCGGCGGCGCGCGTTCGTTCGAGGATGCGCTGGGGGCGTTGGACGCCGAATGA